The Meriones unguiculatus strain TT.TT164.6M chromosome 9, Bangor_MerUng_6.1, whole genome shotgun sequence genome window below encodes:
- the LOC110565323 gene encoding coiled-coil domain-containing protein 70-like, translated as MDVSGSKQIYRRKILRLLSCFSCTRDQSKRKHRSHEVGKHLCRENKALREENKALRRDNKCLWGENKALGRENETFRMDNQFIRERNHILRQQNQLLRKVKRLILENPKLPGEELSALNTEGNTFWQQNRAMEAQITALRQQEKAFQNEAKALHEEIKSLREETKALQHQETALRLEEKALMKDRVAAELEEALTKEGVALEMEEQALWKEEEALREENKALREEHGALQDEETALQEEAKILQEWNNLLQGKITTTHSGKDAQ; from the coding sequence ATGGATGTCTCTGGATCAAAACAAATATATAGAAGGAAAATACTGCGcttgctttcttgtttctcttgtaCCCGAGATCAAAGTAAACGCAAACATAGATCCCATGAGGTGGGAAAACACCTCTGTAGAGAAAATAAGGCGTTGAGAGAGGAAAACAAGGCTCTGCGAAGAGACAACAAATGCCTCTGGGGGGAAAACAAAGCCCTGGGAAGAGAAAATGAGACCTTTCGGATGGACAACCAGTTCATCAGGGAAAGAAATCATATCCTAAGGCAGCAAAACCAGCTACTCCGGAAGGTGAAAAGGTTGATTTTAGAGAACCCAAAGCTGCCTGGCGAAGAACTCAGTGCCTTGAACACAGAAGGAAATACTTTCTGGCAGCAGAATCGAGCGATGGAGGCTCAGATCACAGCTCTCCGACAACAAGAGAAAGCCTTCCAGAATGAGGCTAAGGCTCTACATGAAGAAATCAAATCCCTGCGTGAAGAGACCAAGGCTCTCCAGCACCAGGAGACAGCTCTCAGATTGGAAGAAAAAGCCCTGATGAAGGATAGAGTGGCTGCTGAGCTGGAGGAGGCCCTGACGAAAGAGGGGGTTGCTCTCGAGATGGAAGAACAAGCTttgtggaaggaggaggaggctctTCGGGAGGAGAACAAGGCACTGAGAGAAGAGCACGGGGCTCTACAAGATGAAGAAACTGCCCTGCAGGAGGAGGCTAAAATCCTGCAGGAGTGGAATAATCTTCTTCAGGGGAAAATCACAACCACCCACTCAGGAAAAGATGCACAATAA